One window of the Alligator mississippiensis isolate rAllMis1 chromosome 5, rAllMis1, whole genome shotgun sequence genome contains the following:
- the TEX38 gene encoding testis-expressed protein 38: MVIPSSWLPLYFGSVGLCYMLLFTCIFLLHWRKVIRREQQAKAWVELVKSETFFPNPVVHWADKSVNYGIKAEVYAPESSASTKQAGKNSARDDADGVFVSSQVEADPCKLVFQELPFVRSLSSLPPMVSHSISYPFPAFPSRAVPFTSLPDLDKVEESWHFGSSSTSEV, encoded by the exons ATGGTTATCCCCAGCA GTTGGTTGCCTCTCTACTTTGGGAGCGTAGGGCTGTGCTACATGTTGCTCTTCACGTGCATATTTCTCTTGCACTGGAGGAAAGTTATCCGGCGGGAGCAACAAGCCAAAGCGTGGGTTGAACTGGTGAAGAGTGAAACGTTCTTTCCCAACCCAGTAGTTCACTGGGCTGACAAGAGTGTCAATTATGGGATTAAAGCAGAAGTGTACGCGCCTGAATCCAGCGCCAGCACAAAGCAGGCAGGCAAAAACTCTGCCAGAGATGATGCGGATGGGGTCTTTGTTTCTTCCCAGGTAGAGGCGGATCCGTGCAAACTGGTATTTCAGGAATTGCCTTTTGTTCGCTCGCTCTCCAGCCTGCCACCGATGGTTAGTCACTCCATCTCTTACCCCTTCCCGGCCTTCCCATCCAGAGCGGTTCCGTTCACCTCTCTTCCCGACCTGGATAAAGTGGAGGAGAGCTGGCACTTCGGTAGCAGCTCGACATCTGAAGTGTAA